The Etheostoma cragini isolate CJK2018 chromosome 15, CSU_Ecrag_1.0, whole genome shotgun sequence genome window below encodes:
- the ifi35 gene encoding interferon-induced 35 kDa protein homolog, which translates to MSSDEDFSLVSVDAQPSENTLEGIKASITRYKKKHEQLIQEQQELAATRDDQRDMTEKFKTRSIKLIQDLKEDQRSYKEKIENGKAKLNLMKQEESELLQEIQMVEEALKEEEAKKAHLKQQSDVFTAVPERKVVFTGSTESKDGSEPFEMKPRIVCPMEGGTVLITFEEEVVAKKILDMKQHWVDLGGECSITVEARPVQLMLPTLVEIDSEVSNQHVLVSNLPKMDTETLLNKLEIHFSKSKHGGGEVECCEMLPDSGTVVITFVDKHIARGLTDTEHHDVKLQEKTHRVRLTPFLNGKITNLKTKMSVCPRTVLLTGIPNVMERETLQDLLEIHFQKIGNGGGEVEAFLYNPLGQHTSALFDGVSSDKKEE; encoded by the exons ATGTCTTCAGATGAG GATTTCTCTCTGGTGTCGGTGGACGCACAGCCATCAGAGAACACCTTGGAGGGAATAAAGGCTTCAATCACCCGCTACAAG aaaaaacatgaacagctgatccaggagcagcaggagctggCCGCCACCAGAGACGACCAGCGGGACATGACTGAGAAGTTCAAGACACGTTCCATCAAACTGATCCAGGATCTGAAAGAGGACCAGCGCTCATACAAAGAGAAGATTGAAAATGGAAAG GCGAAGCTGAACTTGATGAAGCAGGAGGAGAGCGAACTGCTGCAGGAGATCCAGATGGTGGAGGAGGCTCTGAAGGAGGAAGAGGCCAAAAAAGCCCATCTGAAACAGCAGAGTGAC GTGTTCACAGCCGTACCGGAGAGAAAGGTCGTCTTCACCGGCTCGACAGAAAGCAAAGACGGCTCAGAACCGTTTGAAATGAAGCCGCGAATAGTCTGCCCGATGGAGGGCGGGACGGTGCTGATCACATTTGAGGAAGAAGTCG TGGCCAAGAAGATCCTGGACATGAAGCAGCATTGGGTGGATCTGGGAGGAGAGTGCAGCATCACTGTGGAGGCCCGGCCAGTTCAGCTGATGCTGCCCACGCTGGTGGAG ATAGACTCTGAGGTGAGTAATCAGCACGTACTAGTCTCCAACCTGCCCAAGATGGACACCGAGACTCTGCTGAACAAGCTGGAGATCCACTTCTCTAAGAGTAAACACGGAGGCGGAGAGGTGGAATGCTGTGAAATGCTGCCCGACTCGGGGACTGTGGTCATCACATTTGTGGATAAACACA TTGCCAGAGGTTTGACCGATACAGAGCACCATGATGTGAAGTTACAAGAGAAGACTCACAGAGTGAGGTTAACTCCTTTTCTCAACGGGAAGATTACCAACTTAAAG ACCAAGATGTCGGTGTGTCCTCGGACGGTGCTGCTGACGGGAATCCCCAACGTCATGGAGCGGGAGACCCTGCAGGATCTGCTTGAAATCCACTTCCAGAAAATCGGCAACGGCGGAGGAGAGGTAGAGGCCTTCCTCTACAACCCGCTGGGTCAGCACACCTCAGCCCTGTTTGACGGCGTCTCCTCGGACAAAAAGGAAGAGTAG
- the rpl27 gene encoding 60S ribosomal protein L27, which produces MGKFMKPGKVVMVLAGRYAGRKAVIVKNIDDGTTDRPYSHALVAGIDRYPRKVTTTMGKKKIAKRSKIKAFVKVFNYNHLMPTRYSVDIPLDKTVVNKDVFRDPALKRKARREAKVKFEERYKTGKNKWFFQKLRF; this is translated from the exons ATGGGCAAGTTCATGAAGCCTGGGAAGGTGGTGATGGTCCTAGCTGGACGCTACGCCGGGCGCAAGGCTGTCATCGTCAAG AACATTGATGATGGCACAACCGACCGTCCTTACAGCCACGCTCTGGTCGCAGGCATCGACCGCTATCCCCGTAAGGTGACCACAACCATGGGCAAAAAGAAGATCGCCAAGAGGTCCAAGATCAAGGCTTTCGTCAAGGTTTTCAACTACAACCACCTCATGCCCACCAG ATACTCTGTGGATATTCCTCTGGACAAAACTGTTGTCAACAAGGACGTCTTCAGGGATCCTGCTCTCAAGCGCAAAGCCAGGCGGGAGGCCAAGGTCAAGTTTGAGGAGAG gTACAAGACGGGCAAGAACAAGTGGTTTTTCCAGAAGCTCAGATTCTAA
- the rundc1 gene encoding RUN domain-containing protein 1 isoform X2 yields the protein MSTEELSASDSEAVLAGAGVRWAPVGAVASPEDESGSGSAGQPKQRGSSSATDEEMAARLEKLEEEQDLLNSSLLALTSHFAQVQFRLKQIVHAQSEEKERMLAELEEFAFRGCPHVVGCRAQDAHQLENSSEREKRERLEAQREKQKDLIFQLKTQLDDLERYAYQEGSYDSLPQSVVMERQKVIIDELIKKLDVNLNEDIGNLSPEELRQRVDAAIAQIVNPARVKEQLVDQLKTQIRDLEMFINFIQDEVGNPLLSDGHSQQPQAAGANARTPGVKNKVDPEQAQKMRETGLQLIQKALAVLRIFAASQFGCAPGHLPQNMWPQESTQQDYGPLLQRLEAAVDKVRVLGSCRQPSLEHVVNYTSNSALGPRDELTAAVRKELAVALKDLLAHGLFSPSQTMSLVLAPISCLLPYRPAPQNMHPWELFVKFYHSKNGKAFVETPARQLSQSFSLPVGGGPVTVTPKQSLLWAVHTVLKEHGRYKRGPDTEFKALVCMALNEQRLVSWLNLLCKSGTLIHPHYQCWSYMAQTGFEGALRILGRISHLKFNLPVDLAVRQLKNIKDAF from the exons ATGTCCACAGAGGAGCTGTCAGCCTCGGACAGCGAGGCTGTCCTCGCCGGCGCAGGGGTGCGATGGGCACCGGTGGGCGCTGTGGCCAGTCCCGAGGATGAGAGCGGGAGCGGGAGCGCTGGCCAGCCGAAGCAGAGAGGCTCGTCCTCGGCCACTGATGAGGAAATGGCCGCCAGGCTGGAGAAGCTGGAAGAGGAGCAGGACTTGCTTAACTCCTCTCTCCTTGCCCTCACCTCCCACTTTGCCCAGGTTCAGTTCCGACTGAAGCAGATAGTTCACGCCCAGAgcgaggagaaggagaggatgCTGGCCGAGCTGGAGGAGTTCGCCTTCAGGGGCTGCCCGCATGTCGTGGGCTGCCGAGCTCAGGATGCCCACCAGCTGGAGAACTCG agtgagagggagaagagggagcGCCTGGAGGCTCAGAGGGAAAAACAGAAGGATCTCATTTTCCAACTGAAGACGCAGCTGGATGATCTGGAGCGCTACGCCTATCAGGAGGGCAGCTACGACTCGCTGCCGCAGTCTGTTGTCATGGAGCGACAGAAG GTCATCATTGACGAGTTGATCAAAAAGCTGGACGTGAACCTGAACGAGGACATCGGGAACCTGTCGCCCGAGGAGCTGAGGCAGAGAGTGGACGCTGCCATTGCTCAGATAGTGAACCCGGCCCGGGTCAAAGAGCAGCTGGTGGATCAACTCAAAACCCAGATCAGAGACCTGGAGATGTTCATCAACTTCATCCAGG ATGAGGTGGGGAACCCTCTGTTATCAGATGGACACAGCCAGCAGCCGCAAGCAGCAGGGGCCAACGCCAGAACCCCAGGAGTGAAGAACAAAG TGGACCCAGAGCAGGCCCAGAAGATGCGCGAGACCGgccttcagctgatccagaaggCCCTCGCCGTACTGCGGATCTTCGCTGCCAGCCAGTTTGGCTGCGCGCCGGGCCACCTTCCTCAGAACATGTGGCCTCAGGAGTCGACGCAGCAGGACTACGGGCCCCTGCTGCAGCGTCTGGAGGCAGCTGTGGACAAGGTGCGAGTGCTGGGCTCGTGCAGACAGCCCTCCCTCGAACACGTCGTCAACTACACCAGCAACTCGGCGCTGGGCCCTCGAGACGAGCTGACGGCGGCGGTGAGGAAGGAGCTGGCGGTTGCTCTGAAAGACTTGTTGGCTCACGGCCTCTTCTCCCCCTCCCAGACCATGAGCCTGGTGCTGGCCCCCATCTCCTGTCTGCTGCCTTACAGACCAGCCCCACAGAACATGCACCCCTGGGAACTCTTTGTTAAGTTCTACCACTCCAAAAACGGGAAAGCATTTGTGGAGACACCGGCCCGCCAGCTTTCCCAGTCCTTCAGCCTGCCTGTAGGGGGCGGCCCGGTGACCGTCACCCCAAAACAGTCTCTGCTGTGGGCCGTCCACACCGTGCTGAAGGAGCACGGACGCTACAAACGAGGGCCAGACACCGAGTTCAAAGCGCTGGTGTGCATGGCTCTGAACGAGCAGCGGCTGGTGTCGTGGCTCAACCTGCTGTGCAAGTCTGGGACTCTGATACACCCGCACTACCAGTGCTGGAGCTACATGGCCCAGACCGGCTTCGAAGGAGCCCTGCGAATCCTGGGCCGCATCAGCCACCTCAAGTTCAACCTCCCGGTGGACCTGGCTGTTCGGCAGCTGAAGAACATTAAGGATGCTTTCTGA
- the rundc1 gene encoding RUN domain-containing protein 1 isoform X1 has translation MSTEELSASDSEAVLAGAGVRWAPVGAVASPEDESGSGSAGQPKQRGSSSATDEEMAARLEKLEEEQDLLNSSLLALTSHFAQVQFRLKQIVHAQSEEKERMLAELEEFAFRGCPHVVGCRAQDAHQLENSGDLSEREKRERLEAQREKQKDLIFQLKTQLDDLERYAYQEGSYDSLPQSVVMERQKVIIDELIKKLDVNLNEDIGNLSPEELRQRVDAAIAQIVNPARVKEQLVDQLKTQIRDLEMFINFIQDEVGNPLLSDGHSQQPQAAGANARTPGVKNKVDPEQAQKMRETGLQLIQKALAVLRIFAASQFGCAPGHLPQNMWPQESTQQDYGPLLQRLEAAVDKVRVLGSCRQPSLEHVVNYTSNSALGPRDELTAAVRKELAVALKDLLAHGLFSPSQTMSLVLAPISCLLPYRPAPQNMHPWELFVKFYHSKNGKAFVETPARQLSQSFSLPVGGGPVTVTPKQSLLWAVHTVLKEHGRYKRGPDTEFKALVCMALNEQRLVSWLNLLCKSGTLIHPHYQCWSYMAQTGFEGALRILGRISHLKFNLPVDLAVRQLKNIKDAF, from the exons ATGTCCACAGAGGAGCTGTCAGCCTCGGACAGCGAGGCTGTCCTCGCCGGCGCAGGGGTGCGATGGGCACCGGTGGGCGCTGTGGCCAGTCCCGAGGATGAGAGCGGGAGCGGGAGCGCTGGCCAGCCGAAGCAGAGAGGCTCGTCCTCGGCCACTGATGAGGAAATGGCCGCCAGGCTGGAGAAGCTGGAAGAGGAGCAGGACTTGCTTAACTCCTCTCTCCTTGCCCTCACCTCCCACTTTGCCCAGGTTCAGTTCCGACTGAAGCAGATAGTTCACGCCCAGAgcgaggagaaggagaggatgCTGGCCGAGCTGGAGGAGTTCGCCTTCAGGGGCTGCCCGCATGTCGTGGGCTGCCGAGCTCAGGATGCCCACCAGCTGGAGAACTCG GGGGATCTG agtgagagggagaagagggagcGCCTGGAGGCTCAGAGGGAAAAACAGAAGGATCTCATTTTCCAACTGAAGACGCAGCTGGATGATCTGGAGCGCTACGCCTATCAGGAGGGCAGCTACGACTCGCTGCCGCAGTCTGTTGTCATGGAGCGACAGAAG GTCATCATTGACGAGTTGATCAAAAAGCTGGACGTGAACCTGAACGAGGACATCGGGAACCTGTCGCCCGAGGAGCTGAGGCAGAGAGTGGACGCTGCCATTGCTCAGATAGTGAACCCGGCCCGGGTCAAAGAGCAGCTGGTGGATCAACTCAAAACCCAGATCAGAGACCTGGAGATGTTCATCAACTTCATCCAGG ATGAGGTGGGGAACCCTCTGTTATCAGATGGACACAGCCAGCAGCCGCAAGCAGCAGGGGCCAACGCCAGAACCCCAGGAGTGAAGAACAAAG TGGACCCAGAGCAGGCCCAGAAGATGCGCGAGACCGgccttcagctgatccagaaggCCCTCGCCGTACTGCGGATCTTCGCTGCCAGCCAGTTTGGCTGCGCGCCGGGCCACCTTCCTCAGAACATGTGGCCTCAGGAGTCGACGCAGCAGGACTACGGGCCCCTGCTGCAGCGTCTGGAGGCAGCTGTGGACAAGGTGCGAGTGCTGGGCTCGTGCAGACAGCCCTCCCTCGAACACGTCGTCAACTACACCAGCAACTCGGCGCTGGGCCCTCGAGACGAGCTGACGGCGGCGGTGAGGAAGGAGCTGGCGGTTGCTCTGAAAGACTTGTTGGCTCACGGCCTCTTCTCCCCCTCCCAGACCATGAGCCTGGTGCTGGCCCCCATCTCCTGTCTGCTGCCTTACAGACCAGCCCCACAGAACATGCACCCCTGGGAACTCTTTGTTAAGTTCTACCACTCCAAAAACGGGAAAGCATTTGTGGAGACACCGGCCCGCCAGCTTTCCCAGTCCTTCAGCCTGCCTGTAGGGGGCGGCCCGGTGACCGTCACCCCAAAACAGTCTCTGCTGTGGGCCGTCCACACCGTGCTGAAGGAGCACGGACGCTACAAACGAGGGCCAGACACCGAGTTCAAAGCGCTGGTGTGCATGGCTCTGAACGAGCAGCGGCTGGTGTCGTGGCTCAACCTGCTGTGCAAGTCTGGGACTCTGATACACCCGCACTACCAGTGCTGGAGCTACATGGCCCAGACCGGCTTCGAAGGAGCCCTGCGAATCCTGGGCCGCATCAGCCACCTCAAGTTCAACCTCCCGGTGGACCTGGCTGTTCGGCAGCTGAAGAACATTAAGGATGCTTTCTGA
- the grna gene encoding granulin a isoform X2, whose product MQRWAVICWALLALVGADECPDGGRCEEGQTCCNDPASGFECCPFDQAECCGDHMHCCPMGTICDNATSSCLNSTGSIPWVERASAERPRLSKSFRMIKANLGEEDDNICPDQSRCPPEYSCLRALTRFGCCPLAQGVPCSDGKHCCPESHQCSADSRSCIKKELVSTVLCSDGVSECPDETTCCETSEGKWGCCPMPKAVCCEDKTHCCPEGSICDVQHSKCISSSTKKQTPMWAKLPARIRADWENQKGNDVPCNDTASCPDQTTCCKTKDGGWSCCPSPEAVCCEDFIHCCPKGKTCNLAAQTCDDSTCSVPWLEKVPTTPRQGPKVLAKPRQGAQVGNVTCDSTSSCPDGTTCCKTTTGTWACCPLPQAVCCEDHVHCCPTGTTCDLAAQKCDRALGSTPMMRKIPAVATAAPATVAATTQSQATSTKQTVEPEKEEVTKTQETKDKEEENEKDDKEEGIQCDSRTTCPPSTTCCFMTSSHMWGCCPLPKAVCCDDGSHCCPNGYTCNESKTSCVKGEVVIPWYTKLPATSSMETDPSAVQCNGLHQCPQHTTCCQLMTGEWGCCPLQNAVCCPDMEHCCPQGYTCNIASKSCQKLIMLQLDTLPLTPVSLPGNQPPHIPSTQREVPCDKQSNCSDKETCCRTSPTEWGCCPSPNAVCCSDMKHCCPNGYTCTEKGNCTKDTGLPWYNWNEFLSGKKRALIL is encoded by the exons atgCAGAGGTGGGCCGTGATCTGTTGGGCTCTCCTGGCTCTGGTTGGTGCTGATGAGTGTCCAGATGGAGGAAGATGTGAAGAGGGCCAAACCTGCTGCAACGACCCAGCCAGTGGCTTTGAGTGCTGCCCGTTTGATCAG GCTGAGTGCTGTGGGGATCATATGCATTGCTGTCCTATGGGAACAATCTGCGATAACGCCACGTCCAGCTGTTTGAACTCTACTGGCTCCATCCCCTGGGTGGAAAGAGCTTCTGCTGAGCGGCCCAGACTCTCGAAA TCCTTCAGGATGATCAAGGCGAACCTAGGGGAGGAAGATGACAACATCTGCCCTGATCAGTCACGATGCCCACCTGAGTATTCCTGTCTGAGGGCTTTGACAAGGTTTGGCTGCTGTCCTCTAGCTCAG GGAGTCCCCTGCTCTGATGGGAAACACTGCTGTCCTGAGAGCCACCAGTGCAGCGCAGACAGCCGCTCCTGCATCAAGAAAG AGCTTGTGTCTACGGTTCTGTGCAGCGACGGAGTGTCAGAGTGTCCAGATGAAACCACCTGCTGTGAAACTTCAGAAGGAAAATGGGGGTGCTGTCCCATGCCAAAG GCTGTGTGCTGTGAGGATAAGACACACTGCTGTCCTGAAGGGAGTATATGTGATGTCCAACactcaaaatgtatttcctcctctaccaaaaaacaaacaccaatgTGGGCAAAACTTCCTGCCAGGATCAGAGCCGACTGGGAGAACCAGAAAG gtaATGATGTCCCATGCAATGATACAGCATCCTGTCCAGATCAAACCACATGCTGTAAAACCAAAGACGGCGGCTGGTCTTGCTGTCCTTCGCCAGag GCTGTTTGTTGTGAAGATTTCATTCACTGCTGCCCAAAAGGTAAGACATGTAACCTGGCTGCTCAGACCTGCGATGACAGCACATGTTCTGTGCCGTGGCTCGAAAAGGTACCCACAACCCCCCGACAGGGCCCGAAGGTACTCGCAAAGCCCAGACAGGGCGCACAGGTGGGGAATGTAACATGTGACTCCACCTCGAGTTGTCCTGATGGCACCACCTGCTGCAAGACCACAACGGGAACCTGGGCCTGCTGTCCTTTACCTCAG GCGGTCTGTTGTGAAGACCATGTACACTGCTGCCCTACTGGCACCACCTGTGACCTGGCAGCGCAAAAGTGTGACAGAGCCTTGGGCTCAACGCCCATGATGCGGAAGATACCTGCGGTTGCCACGGCGGCACCCGCTACAGTGGCCGCTACAACCCAAAGTCAGGCAACAAGCACAAAGCAAACCGTGGAGCctgagaaagaggaggtgacgaaaacacaggagacaaaagacaaggaggaggagaatgagAAAGATGACAAAGAGGAAGGCATTCAGTGTGACTCCCGCACCACGTGCCCTCCGTCCACCACCTGCTGCTTTATGACCTCGTCTCATATGTGGGGCTGTTGCCCGCTGCCAAAG GCGGTGTGCTGCGATGACGGGAGCCACTGCTGTCCCAACGGCTACACGTGCAACGAGAGCAAGACCTCGTGTGTCAAAGGGGAAGTGGTGATTCCCTGGTACACCAAGCTGCCGGCCACCTCCAGCATGGAGACAGATCCCAGCGCTGTGCAGTGCAACGGGCTGCATCAATGTCCACAACACACCACCTGCTGCCAGCTGATGACGGGCGAGTGGGGCTGCTGCCCGCTGCAAAAT GCTGTGTGCTGCCCAGACATGGAACACTGCTGCCCACAGGGTTACACATGTAACATCGCCTCTAAGTCCTGTCAGAAGCTCATCATGCTGCAGCTGGACACCCTCCCGCTAACACCGGTGTCTCTGCCCGGAAATCAACCCCCGCACATTCCCTCAACGCAGAGAGAAGTCCCGTGTGATAAACAGTCCAACTGTTCAGACAAAGAGACCTGCTGCAGGACCTCCCCTACGGAATGGGGCTGCTGTCCATCTCCTAAT GCGGTGTGCTGCAGCGACATGAAGCACTGCTGTCCCAACGGCTACACCTGCACCGAGAAAGGAAACTGCACGAAGGACACCGGGCTCCCCTGGTACAACTGGAACGAGTTCCTCAGCGGCAAAAAGAGAGCTCTAATTTTGTGA
- the grna gene encoding granulin a isoform X1 has translation MQRWAVICWALLALVGADECPDGGRCEEGQTCCNDPASGFECCPFDQAECCGDHMHCCPMGTICDNATSSCLNSTGSIPWVERASAERPRLSKSFRMIKANLGEEDDNICPDQSRCPPEYSCLRALTRFGCCPLAQGVPCSDGKHCCPESHQCSADSRSCIKKELVSTVLCSDGVSECPDETTCCETSEGKWGCCPMPKAVCCEDKTHCCPEGSICDVQHSKCISSSTKKQTPMWAKLPARIRADWENQKGEKVTAETVVEKKNEVPTVITVPPLEKEVSSVTEPAAGNDVPCNDTASCPDQTTCCKTKDGGWSCCPSPEAVCCEDFIHCCPKGKTCNLAAQTCDDSTCSVPWLEKVPTTPRQGPKVLAKPRQGAQVGNVTCDSTSSCPDGTTCCKTTTGTWACCPLPQAVCCEDHVHCCPTGTTCDLAAQKCDRALGSTPMMRKIPAVATAAPATVAATTQSQATSTKQTVEPEKEEVTKTQETKDKEEENEKDDKEEGIQCDSRTTCPPSTTCCFMTSSHMWGCCPLPKAVCCDDGSHCCPNGYTCNESKTSCVKGEVVIPWYTKLPATSSMETDPSAVQCNGLHQCPQHTTCCQLMTGEWGCCPLQNAVCCPDMEHCCPQGYTCNIASKSCQKLIMLQLDTLPLTPVSLPGNQPPHIPSTQREVPCDKQSNCSDKETCCRTSPTEWGCCPSPNAVCCSDMKHCCPNGYTCTEKGNCTKDTGLPWYNWNEFLSGKKRALIL, from the exons atgCAGAGGTGGGCCGTGATCTGTTGGGCTCTCCTGGCTCTGGTTGGTGCTGATGAGTGTCCAGATGGAGGAAGATGTGAAGAGGGCCAAACCTGCTGCAACGACCCAGCCAGTGGCTTTGAGTGCTGCCCGTTTGATCAG GCTGAGTGCTGTGGGGATCATATGCATTGCTGTCCTATGGGAACAATCTGCGATAACGCCACGTCCAGCTGTTTGAACTCTACTGGCTCCATCCCCTGGGTGGAAAGAGCTTCTGCTGAGCGGCCCAGACTCTCGAAA TCCTTCAGGATGATCAAGGCGAACCTAGGGGAGGAAGATGACAACATCTGCCCTGATCAGTCACGATGCCCACCTGAGTATTCCTGTCTGAGGGCTTTGACAAGGTTTGGCTGCTGTCCTCTAGCTCAG GGAGTCCCCTGCTCTGATGGGAAACACTGCTGTCCTGAGAGCCACCAGTGCAGCGCAGACAGCCGCTCCTGCATCAAGAAAG AGCTTGTGTCTACGGTTCTGTGCAGCGACGGAGTGTCAGAGTGTCCAGATGAAACCACCTGCTGTGAAACTTCAGAAGGAAAATGGGGGTGCTGTCCCATGCCAAAG GCTGTGTGCTGTGAGGATAAGACACACTGCTGTCCTGAAGGGAGTATATGTGATGTCCAACactcaaaatgtatttcctcctctaccaaaaaacaaacaccaatgTGGGCAAAACTTCCTGCCAGGATCAGAGCCGACTGGGAGAACCAGAAAG GTGAAAAAGTCACTGCAGAGacagttgttgaaaaaaaaaacgaagtCCCCACAGTGATTACAGTTCCTCCTTTAGAGAAGGAAGTCTCATCTGTCACTGAGCCAGCTGCAG gtaATGATGTCCCATGCAATGATACAGCATCCTGTCCAGATCAAACCACATGCTGTAAAACCAAAGACGGCGGCTGGTCTTGCTGTCCTTCGCCAGag GCTGTTTGTTGTGAAGATTTCATTCACTGCTGCCCAAAAGGTAAGACATGTAACCTGGCTGCTCAGACCTGCGATGACAGCACATGTTCTGTGCCGTGGCTCGAAAAGGTACCCACAACCCCCCGACAGGGCCCGAAGGTACTCGCAAAGCCCAGACAGGGCGCACAGGTGGGGAATGTAACATGTGACTCCACCTCGAGTTGTCCTGATGGCACCACCTGCTGCAAGACCACAACGGGAACCTGGGCCTGCTGTCCTTTACCTCAG GCGGTCTGTTGTGAAGACCATGTACACTGCTGCCCTACTGGCACCACCTGTGACCTGGCAGCGCAAAAGTGTGACAGAGCCTTGGGCTCAACGCCCATGATGCGGAAGATACCTGCGGTTGCCACGGCGGCACCCGCTACAGTGGCCGCTACAACCCAAAGTCAGGCAACAAGCACAAAGCAAACCGTGGAGCctgagaaagaggaggtgacgaaaacacaggagacaaaagacaaggaggaggagaatgagAAAGATGACAAAGAGGAAGGCATTCAGTGTGACTCCCGCACCACGTGCCCTCCGTCCACCACCTGCTGCTTTATGACCTCGTCTCATATGTGGGGCTGTTGCCCGCTGCCAAAG GCGGTGTGCTGCGATGACGGGAGCCACTGCTGTCCCAACGGCTACACGTGCAACGAGAGCAAGACCTCGTGTGTCAAAGGGGAAGTGGTGATTCCCTGGTACACCAAGCTGCCGGCCACCTCCAGCATGGAGACAGATCCCAGCGCTGTGCAGTGCAACGGGCTGCATCAATGTCCACAACACACCACCTGCTGCCAGCTGATGACGGGCGAGTGGGGCTGCTGCCCGCTGCAAAAT GCTGTGTGCTGCCCAGACATGGAACACTGCTGCCCACAGGGTTACACATGTAACATCGCCTCTAAGTCCTGTCAGAAGCTCATCATGCTGCAGCTGGACACCCTCCCGCTAACACCGGTGTCTCTGCCCGGAAATCAACCCCCGCACATTCCCTCAACGCAGAGAGAAGTCCCGTGTGATAAACAGTCCAACTGTTCAGACAAAGAGACCTGCTGCAGGACCTCCCCTACGGAATGGGGCTGCTGTCCATCTCCTAAT GCGGTGTGCTGCAGCGACATGAAGCACTGCTGTCCCAACGGCTACACCTGCACCGAGAAAGGAAACTGCACGAAGGACACCGGGCTCCCCTGGTACAACTGGAACGAGTTCCTCAGCGGCAAAAAGAGAGCTCTAATTTTGTGA